The Thermoanaerobaculales bacterium sequence GTCGAGCTCACCGTCACGGCGCCGGCGGCGCTGACCGCCGCCTCCAACGGCCTCGAGGTCGATCGCTACGACAACGGCGACGGCACCGCCACCACGACCTGGTCCTCGCAGTACCCGGTCGCGACCTACCTGGTGGTGATGGACATCTCGAGCTACGCCTACCGCGAGTGGACGTACCACGCCCAGGACGGCTCGACGATGCCGGTGGTGGCGTACATCTACCCCGACCGGGCGGCCGCCGGCGAGGCCGACCTCGCGATCACCCCGGAGCTGATCCGGGTCCTCGCCACCCGCTTCGGCGAGTACCCGTTCGTCGAGGAGAAGTACGGCAATCTCACCGCGGCCTTCGGCGGCGGCATGGAGCACCAGACCCTGACCACGATCGGCGACTTCTTCGGCGACCCGTGGATGGAGTGGCTGAACGTCCACGAGCTCGCGCACTCGTGGTGGGGCGACTGGCTGACCTGCGCCGACTGGCGCGAGCTGTGGCTCAACGAGAGCCTGGCCACCTACGGCGAGTTCGTGTGGGCCGACGAGACGTACGGCGAGGCCTTCCTCGACCAGTACCGGAGCGAGGCCGACTGGGCGCTCTTCTACGCCGGCGCGCTCTACGACAACCCGGTGGCCTTCTCGCGGACCGTCTATGACGGCGGCGCGATGGTCCTCCACATGCTGCGCTACGTGACCGGCGACGACGCCTTCTTCGCCGGCCTCGCCGGCTACCGGCAGGCGTTCGCCGGCGGCGCCGCCACCACCGAGGGCTTCAAGGCGGCGATGGAGACCGCCTGGGGCAACGACCTCGACTGGTTCTTCGAGCAGTGGGTGTACGGCGCCAACCGGCCCCGCTTCCAGTACCAGTGGCAGGCCGCGTCCGGGCCGGCGGTCCGCCTGACCGTCACCCAGGAGCACTCGAACGCCCCCTACTTCCGGACCCCGATGGACGTCCGCGTCGAGACCGTTGCCGGCACCGAGGACCACCGGATCTGGCTCGATGCCGCCGCCGAGCAGACCGTCGAGGTGCCGGTCACGGCCGCCCCGACCGGCGTCGTGCTCGATCCGGGCCGGCGCATCCTGAGCTACCTCTCGCCGGCCGCCGAGCCCGACATCGACCTCGGCCCCGACTTCCCCGACCTCGACGCCGGCCTGATCCTGCGCGGCGAGACCGCGTCGATCGTCGTCCCGATCACCAACACCGGCGGCTCCGAGCTCATCATCTCGGCGATCGACTCGACGAGCGGCGCGTTCCGCATCGCTGCCCCGGATCAGCTGCCGGTCGCGCTCGGCGCCGGTGAGGCGATCAACCTCGTCATCGACTTCAGCACGTCGTCGACCGGAGACCAATCCGGCTATGTCCTGGTTGCCAGCAACGACCCGTCCTACCCCGACGGCGTGGCCTACCTGCCGGTGGCCGGGAGCGTCGCGCGCTTCGCCGACCCAACCCTCCAGGCCCCGGCCGCCGCCAGCCTCGGCAGCGTGCCGATCGGCGGCAGCGGCGAGGCCTCGATCAACGTCTTCAACTTCGGCGGCGCCCCGCTCACCCTCCTGGGGTCGATCTCGGGCGACGGGTTCCGCCTCGCCAGCGCCATCCCCGCCGCGATCGAGCCGGCGGGGTCGGCCACGCTCTTCATCCGCTTCCAGCCCGGCCAGGTCGGCCCTCACGCCGGCGCGCTGGTCCTCGCGACCAACGACCCTGCCCGCCCCGAGCACGTGGTGTCGCTGTCCGGCACCGGCATCGGCGCACCGCGGCTCGAGATCACGCCGTCGACAATCGACCTCGGCGTCGTCTCAGTCGACGGCGCCGCGACGGCGACGATCGCCAACACCGGCACCGACGACCTGGTGATGACCGCGATCGCCGCCGATGCCCCGTTCACCGTGCCCGAGTTCCTGATCTTCCCGGTGGTGCTCGGGCCGGGGCAGTCCCTCCCGCTCGAGGTCGGCCTCGCCGGGGCGGCGCCGGGCCCCGTCCGCGGCCTGCTGGCGATCGCCTCCAACGACCCGTCGGTTCCCCGCGCCGTGGTTCCGCTCAGCGCCTGGGTGGCTGGCGATCCCGGCGAGCTCGAGGCGTGGGCCTTCCCAGCCGCCGCCAGCACAACCGGGCTCGGGGACGCGCAGTGGCGCTCGCGGGCGTTCCTGGTCAATCCGAACGACGGCGACATCGTCGTCGACCTCAGATTCCGTCCCGGCGACCCTGGCCCCGACTCCCCCGCCGACCTGACCCTGGCGCTGCCCGCCGGGCAGCAGCGCACGCTCGAGGACCTGGTCGCCGGGCTCGGCCACACCGGCGCCGGCGGCATCGTGCTCAACGCCTCGCAGCCGGGCCTGGTCGCGGTGTCGCGGACCTACGCCGACGGCGACGACGGCACCTACGGCCAGTTCATCCCGGCCCTCGGCCGTGAGCAGGAGCTCGCGGGATCGGCGACGTACGTGATCGGCGGTCTCGCCGCCAACGGCGGCTTCCACACCAACCTCGGCGTCCTCAACCTGGGCCCCTACCCGCTCTCGGTGGAAGCGACCCTCTTCGCTCCCGACGGCAGCGAGCTCGCGCGGCGGACCCTCAATGCCCAGCCGTATGGGTACCGTCAGCTCACCGACGTCTTCCAGGGCGTCACCGCCACGCCGCTGCGGGGGGCCTTCGTCGAGATCACCGCTGCCAACCCGGCGGCGCGCTACCTCGCCTTCGCGTCGGTGGTCGACGACGGCTCTCACGATCCGACCCTCATCCTGCCGGTCGCGGTCGAATTCGGCGTCGCAGCCCCGGTGAACTTCGGCATACCGGTCGTCGCCTCCAACCCTGGCGCCCACGGCACCATGTGGCGCTCCGATGTTTCGGTCGTCTCGCGAGCCGAACAGGCCGTCCAGATCGAAGCGAACTTCGTTCCGGCAGAACCCGGGAGCGAGATCATCGTGCGGGATCTCCAGGTGCCGGCGCGCTCCGCGCTCGAGCTCGCGGACATCGTCCGCACGACGTTCGAGACCACCGGCTCCGGGTGGATCGAGCTTGTCTCTTCCGCGCCGGGCGTCGCCGTCTTCAGCCGCACCTACAACGACGACCCGTCTGGCACCTACGGCCAGTCCGTGCCGACCTTGATTCCCGACGACGAGATCCTCCTGGGCGGCGACGTCGCCGTGCTCGCCGGCCTGAGCTCGGCCGACGGCTTCCGCACCAACCTCGGCATCACCTCGTTCTCACCGTTCGACATCACCGTCACGGTGCGCGCCTTCCGCGACGACGGCGAGCTCATCGGCGAGCTCGACGTGGTCGTGCCGAGGTCCCGCTTCGTCCAGGTCGAGCGGCTGCTCTCCGAAGCGTTCGGCTTCACCGGCACCGCCTGGGCCACCCTGACCTGCGACGGCTCCGGGGTGATGTACGTGGCCCACGCCTCGGTGATCGACGGCGCGAGCGGCGATCCCATCTACATCCCGGCGGTCGTCCGCGAGGTCGCTGCGGGAGGGCCATGACGCCCGTATAATCGATAGCGATGCCAGGCAGCGGCGCCATCCAGGTCCTGGTCACCAGGGTCGACGATGCGACTCTCCAAAGGGTCGCCGAGACCCTGCGTCAGATCCGGGTCGACCTCCACCGCGTGCGCTGGGACCAGACGACCCTGGACCTCGTCCAGGGGACCCCGTTCGACGTCGTGATCATCGGCTACCCGGTCTCCCGTGAGGCGCTCAACCGCTTCCTCGACGCCGCCCGGACCAAGGGCGCGGCCTGCCGCCGCGCGGGCCTCGTCCTGATCACCGAGAGCGTGCACTCGGAGGCCGCCCAGGCCCTGATCGGCAGGGGCGCCAACCGGGTGGTGACGGCCGAGGAGCTGGAGAACCGCCTGGTCACCGCCGTCGAGGATCTCGCCAGCCCGGCGCCGCGGCTGCCGGTGCGCATCCCGGCCCGGGTCCAGCTCTTCGCCGACGGTCGTCCGCTGCGGTTGATGGCGCAGGTCGACGACGTCTCGGCCTCCGGCATGCTGGTGCGCGGGGTGACGCAGTTCCCGGTGGGGACCGTCTTCGGCTTCGAGGTGGTAGTCCCGGGCGAGGCCAAGCCGATCCGGGGCACCGCCGAGATCATGCGCCTGACCGACCCGAGGCGCGAGGCGGTCCGCGGGGTCGGCGTCCGGTTCGTCTCCTTCGAGGGCTCCGACCGGCTGCGCCTGGAGATGTTCATCGACCGCAGCCTGCCGCAGCGCGCGAGGGCCGGCGCCGACTGAGCCGCGGGCGTCGCTCAGCTCGCGGCGCGGCGCTGAGGGGGCGTCGTGTCACGCTCGATCACCCAGGCGTTGTCGCCGTCGCCCGGGCAGTGCCGCGAGCGGGTCGCCCGGACGCGGGAGTAGCCGGCCGGGACCGGCGAGCTCGCGGCCACCACCTCACGGGCCGCCGGGCGCTTGATGATCCAGACGTTGGCCCCCGTCCCCGGGCAGGCCGGGCTGTGTGCGTGACCGACCACCACCCAGCCTTCGGGCACGCTGCGCCCCTTGCAGATCAGCCGGTTGCGCCGCGCCGGCGCGGCCACCGCCGCCCGGCCCGCGCGCTCGCGCCACATCCGCTCCAGCTCGTCGACCAGGTCGATGTCGGCGCGGATGCCGTTGACCCGGTTGATCTGGACGATGGTCGTGGGCGACGTGAAGTTGACCTCGGTCAGGTGGTCGCCGATGAAGTCGAGGCCCAGCAGCTGGAGGCCCATCGGGTTGAGGTCCGCCGCCACCACGCGGCAGGCCTCGAGCTGGCGCGGGCTCGGCTCGAGCCGGGCCGCCGATGCGCCCTGGTGGAGGTTGGCGAGCCGTGACCCTGGCGCCGGGACCCTCAGCACCGACCCCAGCACGCGGTCGTTGATGGTCAGGATCCGGAGGTCGCCGCTGTCCTCGATCGCCGCGAGGTAGGGCTGGACGATGACCTCGGGGCCCCACCGCTCCCAGATCCCGTGCAGCTCCTGCTCGGGCGCGGCGTTGGGCACGAAGGTGACGCCGATGCCGCTGCACGTGCTCTTCGGCTTGATGACGGCCTCGCCGGGCTGGCGCCGGATTGCTGCCACGAGTTCCGCGAAACTCCCGCAGACAAGAGTCGGCGCGGCGAACTCCGGGTACCGCAGGATGACGGTGTGCTCCGACAGGTCGTAGGTCGCGGGTGGCCGGTTGATCTGCACGACGCTCTCGGGCGCCGCCTCGAAGTGCCGCGCGTGCTCGATGAAGGTGCGGTCCACTGGCGGGTCCTTGCGCTGGAGGACCACCCGGTACTCTCCCACCGCAGCCGTCCGGAACGGGCCCAGCTCCCAGAACGGAGCCCGACCGGCATCCGAGGACAGGATCTCGCGGACCGGCAGCGCCGCCAGGTAGCGGTCGCTCGGCTGGCTGGCATCGCTGGCCAGCAGGTCGAGATAGTCGACCGCGATGCCGCGTGCGATCAGCTCGCGGCTGATGCACACCCCGAGATCGAACTCGGGGTCGAGCGTCTCGACCGGATCGGCGACGATGAGATAGCGACCTGCCACGTCCCTCACCCGCTGGGGAGAACAGGCGGTCCGGTCGGCCCATTTCGGCCGCCGCGGACCGCTCAGCCCAGGTCCAGCGTCAGCTGGCCGAGCGACGCCAGCGTCGCGCCCTCGAGGCGCAGCAGCGCCGCCTTCACCGCGAGACCGCCACCGTACCCCACCAGCGCGCCATCCGCCCCGACCACCCGGTGGCAGGGGATGACGATCGGGATCGGGTTGGTCGCGTTGGCGAGCCCGACCGCCCGCGCCACGGCCCCGCCCCCGAGCCGGCCGGCGACCTCGCCGTAGCTGCGCGTCTCGCCGTAGGGGATCGCCGCGACCTCCCGCCACACCCGCTGCTGGAAGTCGGAGCCATCGGGCGCGAGCTGGAGCTCGAATCGCCTCCGCTGCCGGCCGAAGTACTCGAGGAGCTGGCCCGACACCTCGGCGCAGCGGCCCGGGTCACGCCCGGCCGCGCCGCGGCTCTCCCCGAACCGCACCTGCACCAGACGGCCGTCCCCGTCCACCACCACCGTGAGCGGGCCGACCGGGGTGGCGACGATGTCCCACGCCTGGTTCACCACGGGACCTCCCCCGACCCCTCCGCGCGGCGCGGGTCCGGATCCTCGGTGCAGATCTCGATCTTCTCGATCCGCCCGTCCGCTGCCAGCGTCACCAGGAACACGGCCGCCCGCTCGACCTCGCCCTGGGACGAGATCACGCATTCCCGGCGGCCGCCGGCCGCGGTCCGAACCCAGCCCAGCTCGGCCCGGATCCGCGCCGCCTCCCCGGCCTCCTCGATCCGGCCCGCCTTGCGCTCCAGGTGATCCAGCACCGCCCGCCGGCCGGTCAGGCACAGCTCGGTCTCGATCGACTCGTAGCGGACCTCGTCGGCGAGCCACGGCGCGACCACCGACGGATCGAGACGGTTCCAGCTCCGCGCCAGCGCTTCGAGCGCCGGCGCGAATCGTCTCCGCCCGCCGGGGACGCGGTCAGTCATGCGTCCATTCTCGCTCGGCCCGGCGCGGGAAGCGACACGCCACGACCGGGAAGCTGCCGCCCGTGCGGCCGAGCCTCAGCTCCCGCACATCGCCAGGGCGAGCGGCCGCACCAGCCCGTGGTTGAGGTTCAGCTGATTGAAGGCCACGACCCGCCGGCAGGCCGCCTGCGCTCCCTCCGCGTCGCCGGCCTCGGCGAGCACCCGCGCGACCGCGAAGAGAACCAGGGGGTTCTGCTGGTTGGCCTGCCCCAGCTCAGCCGCCGCGCCGGCCCAGTCGGCGCTCGCCGCGGCGATCAGGCCGTCGAGCTCGTGCGACTGCCACTCCTCGAACGGCACCTTGCTGACCGCGACCTCGTCGCGGTACTGCTGCGAGAGCCGGCGCGCCTGCTCGAGCTCGCCGCGCGCCACCGCCACTCGGCCGAGGTCGTGGAGCAAGTTGCGCTGCGCCGCCTGCTTGACCTCGGCGGTGGCATCGGACCGCTGCGCCAGGTCGACCCCGTCGCGAAACGCCCGCTCGGCGTCGTCGAGGCGGCCGGCCGCGAGCAGGATCTCGGCCTCGTAATTGCGATCGCCGGCGATCGCTCCGAGGTCGGATGTGGCGGCCGCGACCTCCGTGGCGCGCCGGATCTCGGCCAGCGCTTGCTCCTCGTCGCCCTCGTGGAGCCAGGAGGCGGCGGACCAGAGGTGCGCGAGCCGCCGCTGCGCGTCGTTCTGCGCCACCTCCTCGAGCCTCAGCAGCTCCGCCCGCGCAGCCGGCGCCTCGCCCTTGAAGATCAGGTCGTTGGCGATCCCGACGTAGGCGTTGACGAAGCCCGGATCGACCTCGAGCGCCCGCCGGTAGGCGGCGATCGACTCGTCGAAGCGGCCGACCTTCATCAGCAGCTCGGCGTACGAGTCGTGCGGGTTGGGCTCGTCCGGGATCAGCTCGGTGTACCTCCGGAACGCCGCCTCGGCGGCCTCGAGGTCGCCGAGGAAACGGCGGGCGTAGCCGAGCAGGTTGTAGGCGGGCGAGAACTCGGGGTCGATCGCGATCGCGCGCTCGAGGTGGGAGGCGGCCGCGCCGTAGTCCTGGCGGGTGAAGAAGTGGAAGTTCGCGAGCTGCTGCTGGACCCGCTGGTCGTTCGGGAAGCTCCTCTGGAGGCTCTCGAGCAGCTCGCGCTGGCGGTCCGGCTGGGCGTTCACCCCGGCCATGAACGCCTCGATCGTCAGCCGCTCGCCCTCGCTGGCCGTGGCGGCGAGCTGTTGGGCGCGCGCGGCCGCGGCAAAGAAGTCCTGGTTGGTCGCAGCGGTGGTGGCGAGGCCGAGCTGGGCGAGGGCGAACGACGGATCCGCCGCCGCCGCCTTCTCGAACTCGGCGCGGGCGTCCGCGCCGCGCAGCCGCTCCTGCAGGCCCCGGCCGGCCAGGTACGCCTCGAGTGCCTGCTCGGACCCGGTCGTGATCGGCACAACGGCAACCGGCGCGGCGGTTTCCGTCGCCGGCGGCTGGCCGCGACCGCACCCCCAGCCGGCGGCGACCACGATCGCCAGCCCGGCCGCCAAACGAGCCTTCAGATGCAGCATGGCGCCCTCCCTTGGCGGTGCCTCACGACGATTGCCCGGGGCCGGCGGCCGGCCCATCCGCGGCTCCCGCTGCGTGCCACCGTCCCCGAGACATACGCGCGCTCGAGGCCGCGGTTTTGCGGCTCCAACGGCATCGTCCGCGGACGGACCGGCTCGCCGCCGCGGCCAGCCGCGTCACGGCGAAACCCCCGCCACCGGCAGCCGTACAGTCGACAGACAGTGGCAGAATCGGGGAGCACTGCAATGCGTCGCCCAGTTGCCCTCGCGCTCGTGCTCACTCTGGCTTGGGTGGCCACTCCGTCGCCCTCGTCCGCCCAGGGTGAAGCCAGCCCGCCGGCCGCGCGGCAACGCGGCCGCGAGGTCGCGGCGGTTGCCGCCGTCGACGGCACGCTGCTGACCAGGCGCCCCGCCGGCCGGCGTCGTCTCGAAGGCGATCCCTACGCGCTGCTCTCGAGCGGCCGGCTGCTCGGGCTGCTCGAGGAGCTGACCGCGATCCGTCCCCACCGTGGCTGGCGCCACTCCACGACCCCGGGTGAGGCCGAGGCCCTCGACTGGATCGAGGCCGGCCTCCGGGAGCTCCCCTTCCTCGCCTCGCTCGGCCTCCACAGCGAGCGCCACGGCTTCCGCACCTTCACCGGCGTCGAGTTCCGGGAGACGACCGTGACCCTGCGCCGGAACGGGGTTTCGTTCACGGCCCCCGCCGACAGCTGCCCCGGCCACCGCGACATCATCGAGAACGCCCTCCGCTTCGACTCCGACGGCATCCTCAACGACCGCCGTCCCGACCCCCAGCTGGTCCAGGGGCCGCCGCTGACTGTCCGCAGCGCCTCCCAGATCGACGCCATGACCCCGGCACAGGCGTCGGGGCGCGTAGTGCTCCTCGACTACGCGGTCGTCGACCGCTGCCTCATGAGCACCAGCCTGGCGGTGGCGCGAGCCCGGGCCCTGCTCGACAACCGGCCCGCGGCGATCGTGATGGTCACCAGCTTCTCCAACCTGCCCGGCGAGAGCCACGGCACCTTCGCGGGCGACGTCAACGCCTTCACCTCGATTGCCGTTCACCCCGAGGTGCCGGTGGTCGGGCTTCGCCTGGAGGACCTCGAGGGCTTCGGCATCCACGGCTGGAGCGGCCTCGCCGCCGTCGACCGGGTGACCGTGAGCTGCGACGTCGACCTGTTCGCGCCCGGCGAGTCGAGCTACCTCCTCGCCCGGATCCCGGGCCGCGACGCCTCGCGGACGGTGATCCTCGGCGCCCACGTCGACTCCCCCAACACGCCCGGCGCCTTCGACAACGGCAGCGGCGCGGTCGCCCTGCTCGAGGTCGCGCGCCTGATCGACGAGTCTCGCGTCGTGCCGCCGGTGGACCTCCACCTGGTCTGGTTCGGCAGCCACGAGCGCGGGCTCTACGGTTCCTTCAACTTCACGGCCCGCCACGGCGAGCTGCTCGACCGCACCATGGCCATGCTGCAGATGGACTGCCTCGGCCATCCCCTCGACGGCATCGACAACGACATCTGGCTCGAAACCTGGTCCTCCCAGGTCTTCGGGAACGACCTCCTGCTGTGGCCCGGTTACCTGGCCGGGCTCGCCGCGGACCACGGCATCACCACCCGGCTCGCCGACTTCCACGAGCTGGTCTCCGACAACTCGAGCTTCGCCGGCTACGGCGTTCCCAACGCCAACATGGTGTTCATGAACCCCTACCAGCCCTACGAGGTTCACTACGCCAACCACTTCCACGACCCCTACGACTCGATCGAGCTGGCGGACCTCGAGGACGAAACCTACGTCGACATGGCCACCATCATGGTCGCCGCCGCGCTCGCCACCGGGGCCGATGACCCGGACCTGCGGTCGGTCCCCGTCCCGGACCGCCGCGCCCTGTTCGTCGGCAGCCACACCGAGGGCGTCCACATGTCGCCCGCCGGCCTGGTCGGGATCGGGATGGCGCTCGCCTGGGAGGGATTCGACGTCGACATGATCCCCTACGGCCAGCCGGTCACCCCGGACGACCTCGCCGGCGCCGACCTGGTGGTGGCGCTGCCGGTGCACGATTACCCGACCCCGGGTTACGACGTCTCGGCCTACGACGAGGCGTGGAGCGCGGCCGAGCTCGACGCGCTGTCGGGCTACGTCCTCGACGGAGGCCTGCTGGTCTTGACCAACACCGACCGCCGCCTCAAGTACCTGAACATGGCCTACGACGCCAACGAGGACTGGCCCGATGTCAACGCTCTCGCCGAGCGCTTCGGCGTGCACTACCTGTCCGGCGTGCTCGCGTCGGCGACGGCGACGGTCACCGGCAGCCACCCGCTGACCCGGGGGCTGATGTCGATCCGGATGATCGAGGGCAACGGCCACCGGTTCAGCCTCGAGGCCGGGGAGGTGCTCGCCGTGGTCGGCGCCTCCCCTGCCGCGGCGCTCGTCCCCCACGGCGCCGGGGAGGTGCTGGTGCTCGCCGATCTCGGCATGCTCGGAGCGAGCGAGGAGCCCCCGGCCAACCGTCGCTTCTGGACCAATCTCGGCGAGTACGCGCGGTGAGCGCGCCCGCTCGCGGGCATCGTCCACCGCCCCGCGCCGCCGGGCCGCGACCGCGCCATCCCGGCCCGGGTTGTCGAAAGGCGGTTCGGACGCTATCGTGGTACCCGAGTGTCCGGTGATGGTGATCGGTGCTGATCAGCGGACCATGGAGGGATGACATGCCGACCTACGTGTTTCGCTGCTCGAACTGCCGCAAGGTGTTCGAGAAGACCATGACGGTGGCCCAGCGCGAGCACGCCCGACCTGTCTGCCCGAAGTGCAAGGGCCGCAAGGTCGAGCCGGTGCTGTCCGGGTTCTTCGCCAAGACCTCGCGGAAGAGCTAGTGACCTACAACTTCGACCCCGATCGCTGGCTCGCCTGCCAGCTCGAGGCGGTCGCCGAGCGTCGCCGCCGGGGTGAGCTCGACGACGGCGCCTGCAAGCGCGAGCGCGAGGCGATAGAGCTGCGCTACGAGCGGATGGTCGACCGGCTCGATGGCACCTACCGGCTGCCCGCCGGCGGAGCGCCGGCGGACCGGCCGGATGCCGTCGACGACAAGGCCTGCGGCCGCTGACCGGAGAGCGCGATGCGGCGGCGAAACGTCTGTCGGGCCGTGGCCGTGGCGTGGGTGATCGCGGCCCTCGCGTCCTTTCCCGCCGCCGGCTCGACCTTCGGCGTCAACGCCCACATCCCGTCGCAGCCGATCCAGGACGAGATCGTCAACGCCGGCATCGGCTGGGTCCGGATCGACGTCGTCTGGGGCCTGATCGAGGTTCACCGCGACACCTTCGATTGGACGCGGTACGACGCCCTCTTCGACGCCCTCGAGGCGCGGGGTCTGAGGATCTTCGCGACCCTCCAAGGCACCCCGCAGTGGGCGACCTCGGGCAGCGAGTTCAGCGGCGTGCCCGACGAGGCGGCCGACTGGCAGGAGTTCTGCTACATCGTCGCCTCCCGATACCGCGGCCGGGTTGACGCCTGGGGCTTCTGGAACGAGCCCAACCTCCGTCGGTTCTGGCAGGGCGGCCGCACACGGTACATCGACGAGATCCTCTTGCCCGGCATCGCCGCCGTCACGACCGCCGACCCCGGCGCCCTGGTGGTCGCTCCCGACCTCGCCCACCTGTCGAGCGGCGACTGGGACGACTGGCTCGCCCGGGTCCTCGGCGATGCCGGCCACCTGCTCGACGTGGTCTCGCACCACGTCTATCCCTCCAACGGGACAGTCGGCGACGTCACCGACAAGCTGGCTGAGGATGCTTCCTACCCATGGGAGCCCCCCTCGGTGCGCGCCGTGCTCGACGGCGGCGGTTGGGGCGACCGCCCCTTCTGGCTCACCGAGACCGGCGTCGAGAGCGACGCCTACGGCCAGACCGGCCAGGCCAACTTCTACCACGGCCTCCTCGAGGTGTGGTTCGGCGGCACGCTCGGCCACGACTGGATCGACCGGGTCTTCTTCTACGAGATGGCCGACCCCGGCGACGATCCGACGCTGTCCTGGGGAATCCTCCAGCAACCGCCAGGCCTCGAGCGCAAGCTCGCGTACCTCGCCTATCAGAGCTTCACCGCGAGCGCGTTGGTTGACGACGCCGAGATCATGGCCGACGGCCTGCCGCCGTTCACCGGATCGATGGCCGTCATCGAGCCTGCCTTCTCGGTCCGCAACACCGGCACAACCGCGTGGACCGCAGCCGACGGCTACCGCCTCACCCTGCGGGTCGACGACGTCGGCTGGCTGGTCGAGGCCGAACCGCTCCCCGACGGCGCGGTCGTCGCGCCGGGTGACACCGTGGTCATCCACGGCTGGCTGAGGTCGAGGCCGGTCTCCCCGAGCCTGCCGCCGCGGCTGGTCGCGATCGAGGCGCGCATGGAGCGGGCCGGCGACGGCCCCTTCGGAAGTGGCGCCCGCGAACTCACGGTGCTGGTCGCCCGCGAGCCCCCGCAGCTCACCAGGCAGCCCGCCGCGGTGGTCGCCCCGTTCAACGGCACCGCCTCGTTCTCGGTCGAGGCCACCTCCCCGACGGCCGTCGCCTACCAGTGGCGGCGCAATACCGCGCCGATCGTCGACGACCATCGCCATGCCGGCGCCACGACCCCGGTCCTGTCGCTGTCCGGGATCGGCTTCGACTCGGTCGGCGACTACGACTGCGTGGTCACCAACGCTGCCGGCCCGGTCGCCTCGCTGCCGGCGGCGCTGACGCTGGCAGGCGCGCCGCTCCGCCACGCCCGCGAGCGCCTCGAGAGCGAGCGCCCCGCCCTGCTGAGGCGCTGGCTCGAGTTCCGGCGTCCTCGACCGCAGCCCAGCTTGGAGGCGTTGCCGCCGGATCGGCGCCGGCCGGAGCGCGAGCCCGCCGGCGGCCGCTGACACGAAGCGGCGGGCCCTGCCCGCCGACCCGCGGTCCGGTCTACACTGGGCGGCACCCGGGCGCCGCGCCGGGGGGCCCGGGCGCGGCCGCCGCGGCAAAGGAGACCGACATGCGATCGATCGCGCGTTTGCTGCTGATGCTGGCGCTGCTCGCAGGGCCGGCGCTCGCGCTCGAGGTCGAGTGCGAGACCTACGCCCTCCCCAACGGCCTGACCGTGATCCTCCACGAGGACCACACCCTGCCCCAGGTGGTGATCCACACCAGGTTCGCGGTCGGCTCGAAGGACGATCCGGCGGACCGCAGCGGCTTCGCGCAC is a genomic window containing:
- a CDS encoding M28 family peptidase; the protein is MRRPVALALVLTLAWVATPSPSSAQGEASPPAARQRGREVAAVAAVDGTLLTRRPAGRRRLEGDPYALLSSGRLLGLLEELTAIRPHRGWRHSTTPGEAEALDWIEAGLRELPFLASLGLHSERHGFRTFTGVEFRETTVTLRRNGVSFTAPADSCPGHRDIIENALRFDSDGILNDRRPDPQLVQGPPLTVRSASQIDAMTPAQASGRVVLLDYAVVDRCLMSTSLAVARARALLDNRPAAIVMVTSFSNLPGESHGTFAGDVNAFTSIAVHPEVPVVGLRLEDLEGFGIHGWSGLAAVDRVTVSCDVDLFAPGESSYLLARIPGRDASRTVILGAHVDSPNTPGAFDNGSGAVALLEVARLIDESRVVPPVDLHLVWFGSHERGLYGSFNFTARHGELLDRTMAMLQMDCLGHPLDGIDNDIWLETWSSQVFGNDLLLWPGYLAGLAADHGITTRLADFHELVSDNSSFAGYGVPNANMVFMNPYQPYEVHYANHFHDPYDSIELADLEDETYVDMATIMVAAALATGADDPDLRSVPVPDRRALFVGSHTEGVHMSPAGLVGIGMALAWEGFDVDMIPYGQPVTPDDLAGADLVVALPVHDYPTPGYDVSAYDEAWSAAELDALSGYVLDGGLLVLTNTDRRLKYLNMAYDANEDWPDVNALAERFGVHYLSGVLASATATVTGSHPLTRGLMSIRMIEGNGHRFSLEAGEVLAVVGASPAAALVPHGAGEVLVLADLGMLGASEEPPANRRFWTNLGEYAR
- a CDS encoding zinc ribbon domain-containing protein; translated protein: MPTYVFRCSNCRKVFEKTMTVAQREHARPVCPKCKGRKVEPVLSGFFAKTSRKS